From Candidatus Methylomirabilota bacterium, the proteins below share one genomic window:
- a CDS encoding LLM class F420-dependent oxidoreductase: protein MRYGFYLPTRGLTATPEALETLLVQGESLGFTSVMVSDHIVFPVRIDSKYPYTVSGAFPGGGDALEQLTLMAFVAAKTRALRIVSSVMILPHRNPVVTAKMLATIDVLSNGRVTVGAGVGWMREEFRALDTPDFDRRGAVSDEYLRIFKTLWTQSPASFAGEFYRFDQIRCLPQPVQKPHPPIWIGGHSKVALRRAARYGDGWHPVGANPAVPLRIPELAASLDELRRLTDAEQRDFAKLTISYKAPVYDASQPLDAGGERRPFTGGLAQIAEDVAEFARAGVSEIIIDFRAEALSESLERMERFSPVIGATADV, encoded by the coding sequence ATGCGCTACGGCTTCTACCTCCCGACCCGCGGGCTGACGGCGACGCCAGAGGCCCTGGAGACGCTGCTCGTGCAGGGGGAGTCGCTGGGCTTCACGTCGGTGATGGTGTCCGACCACATCGTGTTTCCAGTGCGCATCGACTCCAAGTACCCGTACACGGTGAGCGGCGCGTTCCCGGGCGGCGGCGACGCCCTCGAACAGCTCACGCTGATGGCCTTCGTGGCGGCGAAGACGCGCGCGCTCCGCATCGTTTCCAGCGTGATGATCCTGCCGCACCGGAACCCGGTGGTGACGGCCAAGATGCTCGCCACCATCGACGTGCTCTCCAACGGCCGGGTCACGGTGGGCGCGGGGGTGGGCTGGATGCGCGAGGAGTTCCGCGCGCTCGATACGCCGGACTTCGACCGCCGCGGCGCGGTGTCGGACGAGTACCTGCGCATCTTCAAGACGCTGTGGACGCAGAGCCCGGCTTCGTTCGCGGGAGAGTTCTACCGCTTCGACCAGATCCGCTGCCTGCCCCAGCCGGTGCAGAAGCCCCATCCACCCATCTGGATCGGCGGACACAGCAAGGTCGCGCTCCGGCGCGCCGCGCGCTATGGGGACGGCTGGCACCCCGTGGGCGCAAACCCCGCCGTGCCGCTCCGCATCCCGGAGTTGGCCGCCTCTCTCGACGAGCTCCGTCGGCTCACCGACGCGGAACAGCGCGACTTCGCGAAGCTCACCATCTCGTACAAGGCGCCCGTCTACGACGCGAGCCAGCCGCTGGACGCGGGCGGCGAGCGGCGGCCCTTCACCGGCGGCCTGGCCCAGATTGCCGAGGACGTCGCCGAGTTCGCCCGCGCAGGGGTGAGCGAGATCATCATCGATTTCCGGGCCGAGGCGCTGTCGGAGAGCCTGGAGCGCATGGAGCGCTTCAGCCCCGTCATCGGCGCCACCGCCGACGTGTAG
- a CDS encoding amidohydrolase family protein — protein MRKPLISADSHVTEPPNTYVDRIDRRFRDRAPHIERDAKRGDVFVVDGMEKTIPMGLVAAAGKDARELTMWGVRFEELHRGGWDPEARMADQDRDGISAEVVYPTVGMVICNHPDFDYKQACFDAYNLWIAEFCGAHPDRLIGVGQTAMRSVEDGIRDLRRMKELGLRGVMMPGNPAVADYDDPMYDPFYEEAVDLAMPLSFHILTSREDGLDRRVRGPKLNAFLSIIRGCQDILGTFVLGGVFERHPRLRVVSVEADAGWVPHYMYRMDHAYDRHRYWLPAGTITRMPSEYFRENVYTTFQDDWVAFQVKDLCNIHRLLWANDFPHSDSTWPSSQELLAKHAAHLSDEERNLFVHDNVAELYGLD, from the coding sequence ATGCGCAAGCCTCTCATCTCTGCCGACTCGCACGTCACCGAGCCGCCGAACACGTACGTGGACCGCATCGATCGCCGCTTCAGGGATCGCGCGCCCCACATCGAGCGCGATGCCAAGCGGGGCGACGTGTTCGTGGTGGACGGCATGGAGAAGACCATTCCCATGGGGCTGGTGGCGGCGGCGGGGAAGGACGCCCGCGAGCTCACGATGTGGGGCGTGCGCTTCGAGGAGCTGCACCGCGGGGGCTGGGATCCCGAGGCGCGCATGGCCGACCAGGACCGCGACGGCATCTCCGCGGAGGTCGTCTACCCCACGGTCGGCATGGTGATCTGCAATCACCCCGACTTCGACTACAAGCAGGCGTGCTTCGACGCCTACAACCTCTGGATCGCCGAGTTCTGCGGGGCGCATCCCGACCGCTTGATCGGGGTCGGGCAGACCGCGATGCGCTCGGTGGAGGACGGGATCCGGGACCTGCGCCGCATGAAGGAGCTGGGGCTGCGTGGCGTCATGATGCCGGGCAATCCCGCCGTGGCCGACTACGATGACCCGATGTACGACCCGTTTTACGAAGAGGCGGTGGACCTCGCCATGCCGCTGTCCTTCCACATCCTGACCAGCCGGGAGGATGGACTGGATCGGCGGGTCCGCGGGCCCAAGCTCAACGCCTTTCTCAGCATCATCCGCGGATGCCAGGACATCCTGGGCACGTTCGTGCTCGGCGGGGTGTTCGAGCGCCACCCGCGGCTCAGGGTGGTGAGCGTGGAAGCCGACGCGGGCTGGGTGCCGCACTACATGTATCGCATGGATCACGCCTACGACCGGCATCGCTACTGGCTGCCCGCAGGCACGATTACCCGGATGCCCAGCGAGTACTTCCGCGAGAATGTCTACACCACGTTCCAGGACGACTGGGTGGCCTTCCAGGTGAAGGATCTCTGCAACATCCATCGCCTACTCTGGGCCAACGACTTCCCGCACTCCGACTCTACCTGGCCATCGTCGCAGGAATTGCTCGCCAAGCACGCCGCGCACCTCAGCGACGAGGAGCGCAACCTGTTCGTCCACGACAACGTCGCCGAGCTGTACGGCCTCGACTGA
- a CDS encoding cupin domain-containing protein, with protein MGTFRLYTGPDGQSHIERIDLAHHPEWAKGLATTQISFREDPAGRFIDWHPAPRRQFVIILSGQLEIGLGDGSTHVFGPGDARLVEDTTGDGHTTRVHGSQPCLTATIPLAQP; from the coding sequence ATGGGCACGTTCCGGCTCTACACCGGCCCTGACGGGCAGTCACACATCGAGCGCATCGACCTCGCCCACCATCCGGAGTGGGCGAAGGGTCTCGCGACCACCCAGATATCTTTTCGCGAGGACCCTGCGGGTCGATTCATCGACTGGCATCCGGCGCCCCGCCGGCAGTTCGTGATCATCCTGTCCGGCCAGCTCGAGATCGGACTGGGGGACGGCTCGACGCACGTCTTCGGACCCGGCGACGCCCGTCTCGTGGAAGACACCACGGGGGACGGGCACACCACCCGCGTCCATGGAAGCCAGCCATGCCTGACCGCGACGATTCCGCTCGCCCAGCCGTGA
- a CDS encoding 2-hydroxyacid dehydrogenase, with amino-acid sequence MKILFAPKQPAPVLEIARALVPPGYELVVADVGTPEFIEAAADAEFYLGLARRMGGEFFRSAPKLRLVQLLSAGYDHVDVEAARKAGVPVSNNGGANAIAVAEHTLMLTLAVLKRLVRFHNDVVAGRWRVADPADARVGELAGRTVGLIGLGNIGKKVARRIVACDARVQYFDICRLSEDAADALGVRFVLLDELLRTSDVVSLHVPLDDGTRGMIGARELGIMKRSAVLINTCRGPVVDEVALHAALTSGQIAGAGLDVMTEEPPKKDHPLFALPNVTLTPHTAGPTWENWTARFRNGFDNIQRVAAGQRPLWVIPELA; translated from the coding sequence GTGAAGATCCTCTTCGCCCCCAAGCAGCCCGCGCCGGTGCTCGAGATCGCGCGCGCCCTCGTGCCCCCTGGCTACGAGCTCGTGGTGGCGGACGTGGGCACGCCCGAGTTCATCGAAGCCGCGGCGGACGCCGAGTTCTATCTCGGCCTGGCCCGGCGCATGGGCGGCGAGTTCTTCCGCTCCGCGCCCAAGCTGCGCCTCGTCCAGCTCCTGAGCGCGGGCTACGACCACGTGGACGTGGAAGCGGCGCGCAAGGCCGGCGTGCCCGTCTCGAACAACGGCGGCGCCAACGCGATCGCGGTGGCCGAGCATACCCTCATGCTCACCCTCGCCGTGCTCAAGCGCCTCGTGCGCTTCCACAACGACGTGGTGGCGGGCCGCTGGCGCGTGGCCGATCCCGCCGACGCGCGGGTGGGCGAGCTGGCCGGGCGCACGGTGGGGCTCATCGGGCTCGGCAACATCGGCAAGAAGGTGGCGCGGCGGATCGTCGCGTGCGACGCGCGCGTCCAGTACTTCGACATCTGCCGGCTCTCTGAGGACGCGGCGGACGCCCTCGGGGTGCGCTTCGTCCTGCTCGACGAGCTCCTCCGCACGTCCGACGTGGTGAGCCTGCACGTGCCCCTGGACGACGGCACCCGCGGCATGATCGGCGCCCGCGAGCTCGGGATCATGAAGCGGAGCGCGGTGCTGATCAACACGTGCCGCGGCCCCGTGGTGGACGAGGTCGCGCTGCACGCCGCGCTCACGTCGGGGCAGATCGCGGGGGCGGGGCTCGACGTGATGACCGAGGAGCCGCCGAAGAAGGATCACCCGCTGTTCGCCCTCCCCAACGTGACCCTCACGCCGCACACCGCGGGCCCGACCTGGGAGAACTGGACCGCGCGCTTCCGGAACGGCTTCGACAACATCCAGCGTGTCGCCGCGGGCCAGCGGCCGCTCTGGGTGATCCCCGAGCTCGCCTGA
- a CDS encoding LLM class flavin-dependent oxidoreductase gives MKFDVGILGSQPVPIIVEQVKLAEALGYDTAWITDTHLVCRELWVTLTACALATSRIRLGPGITVPHTRHISVTASAAATLEELAPGRVVVGVGTGGSAAQTMGLTLAQTARVATLEAMATSLHRLTRREAIRFESGTEGRLAWLREPRRIPVYAAGSGPRMLETAGRVGDGVIMYASVDPAILRAGLTHVAVGARASGRTLDDLDVGLWAPFSVARDGVLARDHARGRVASALRHPLPVPFSDSDRPLVERLRREYDAFQHATAAARHRELVPDRLVDLMALAGTPDEVRAQVSRVATVPEIRRIILLPQVPDAGFVARESALTLFAEEVMARLC, from the coding sequence ATCAAGTTCGACGTCGGCATCCTCGGCAGCCAGCCCGTCCCGATCATCGTCGAGCAGGTGAAGCTGGCCGAGGCGCTCGGCTACGACACCGCCTGGATCACCGACACCCATCTCGTCTGCCGCGAGCTCTGGGTGACGCTCACCGCCTGCGCGCTGGCGACCTCGCGCATCCGTCTCGGCCCCGGCATCACGGTGCCCCACACCCGGCACATCTCGGTGACGGCGAGCGCGGCGGCCACCCTGGAGGAGCTTGCGCCAGGGCGCGTGGTGGTGGGCGTGGGCACCGGGGGCAGCGCCGCGCAGACCATGGGGCTCACCCTCGCCCAGACCGCGCGCGTCGCCACGCTGGAGGCGATGGCGACCTCGCTCCACCGCCTCACGCGGCGCGAGGCGATCCGCTTCGAGAGCGGCACCGAGGGACGCCTGGCCTGGCTGCGCGAGCCGCGACGCATCCCGGTCTACGCGGCGGGCTCGGGGCCGCGCATGCTCGAGACGGCGGGCCGCGTCGGCGACGGGGTCATCATGTACGCGAGCGTGGATCCCGCCATCCTGCGTGCGGGGCTCACGCACGTGGCGGTGGGCGCACGCGCCTCCGGCCGCACGCTCGACGACCTCGACGTGGGGCTCTGGGCGCCCTTCTCGGTCGCGCGCGACGGCGTGCTGGCCCGCGACCATGCGCGCGGACGCGTCGCCTCCGCGCTCCGGCACCCGCTGCCCGTGCCGTTCAGCGACTCGGACCGGCCGCTGGTGGAGCGCCTGCGCCGCGAGTACGACGCCTTCCAGCACGCGACCGCCGCCGCCCGCCATCGCGAGCTGGTGCCGGATCGGCTCGTGGACCTGATGGCGCTGGCCGGCACCCCCGACGAGGTGCGTGCCCAGGTGAGCCGCGTGGCCACGGTGCCCGAGATCCGCCGCATCATCCTGCTGCCCCAGGTGCCGGACGCCGGCTTCGTGGCCCGCGAGTCCGCGCTCACCCTGTTCGCGGAGGAGGTCATGGCGCGCCTGTGCTAG